The genome window GACGACCAGTATAAATAAATTCGGAGTGACACGATGGACTCGCAACGGAAGACCGTTCTGGTTATTATCGTAGTGGTCATTGCTGTGGCGCTTGCCATCTGGTCGGCCGTGCGGACTTTTGGACCCCATGGTCGCACGATAGGCTCGCTTGGCAGCCTCAACGAGTCGAAAACAGCCCCTGGGTTTGGTGGAAACTCTACCAATAGCGCTTTACCGAAATCGAATGCTCTTCAAGAAAAAGAGGGTGGCTCTTCCACGCTCTCCGGTGCCCCAGCGGGTATGGGCGGTCCTTAGCGCGTGAATCGACGATTTAGGTGACGATTTAGGAGTGCGCAGCGGAACAGGTTTCCGCTGCCATTTTTTATGGGCTGGGAACAATCCGCGAAATGTTGTAACAGATGGAGCCACTGGTACGTCCAAACAGGTATAGTAAAACAAATGGAACGATGATATTATCCCTTTCTTGGCTCTCTTCTAGTTTGTGGCAGCGTTTTTTGGGCATCTCACCCCAAACGGCTAGTCACATTCGCTATGCCCACCTGGTGTTTGCAACACCTTGGGTTCTCCCGGTCGCCTTAACGATCCTGATCGTCGCTGCACTTTGGTTCGCTTGGTGCTACTATCGCGATGGAACACGCCCTTCCTGGCTGGTAAAAACCCCCTTGCTCGTCCTCCGATTGCTGGCTTTTCTCTCCCTTATGATCATGCTGGCACAGCCCACCCTTCGCCTACGCGAAGAACAGCACTTGCGCCCCTCCGTAGCGATCCTGGTAGATACCTCGCAGAGTATGGGGCTTACCGACCCCCGCATGCCCCCGCAGTACGTCGCCAATGAGGCGCAGGCTACCGGCCTATCGCCAGAAGATATCCGCCGCCTTTCTCGTATCGCACGCGTACAGCGCCTACTTGAGCATGACCGACTGTTAAAATCGCTCGCTCAACGCTACAATGTTCAGCTCTACAGCTTCGCCTCACAGGCGCATGCGATGGAGTTACCCCACGATAAAAATGGAGTTCCTACGGCCTTTCCACTCGCTCTCGATAGAGCCGGTGGAGATAGCACCCAGATCGGCACCGCGTTACACCAGGTCGCCCAAGATTTGGCAGGGCGTCCCGTAGCCGGCCTGCTCGTTATTAGCGACGGTGAGAATAACCAAGGGGAAGACCCGCTCACGGCAGCCATGGATGTGCGTGCGCTTCATACCACCGTGAGCACGCTCGGAGTGGGCGACCCAACCAAAACCAAAGATGTGGCCGTGCTAAGCGTGCTGACCGACGACAACGTGCGGGTTCACAACGTCGTAAACCTCTATGCCGATCTGGAACAGCGCGGCTACGCTGGCAAAACGGTGACGGTTTCTTTGCTGCGAAACGGTCAGCCATTTCAACAACAGACCGTTCGTCTCGCTCCAGACGATCAAAAACAGGAGATCGTCTTTACCTATGTGCCCGACCAGCCCGGCCGGTTTGTATACACTGTTCGTGTGCCGCCGCTGCCCGGCGAGATCACGGCCTCCAACAACGCCCGTTCCGCCGTGCAGAACGTCATTCAAAAGCCCTTAAAGGTGCTGATGGTGGAGGAGCGGCCTCGCTGGGAGTTCCGCTATCTCAAGAACGCGATCCTCCGGGATACAAGCATCCAGTTCGCCTGCCTTTTGCTAAGTGGTGACGATGTCAACAGCGGAGGAGAAGGCAACATAAAGGTCTATGGTTTTCCTTCCAGCGAACAAACGCTTTTCGACTACGATATTCTCATTCTTGGCGATGTGCCGCGTTCCTACTTTTCGGACGCGCAACTGCAGCTGATACGCCGATTTGTGGAAGACCGCGGGGGAAGCCTTCTACTCATTGCAGGTGAGAATCACATGCCTCAGGAGTATGTGGGAACCGTGCTCGACCCCCTGATGCCCGCGGTGTTCAGCTCCTCTCCAAACCCAATTACCACCGACGATCCCTTCCAATGGCAGCTAACCCCACAAGGGCAGGAGAGCCCCATTATGCGCCTTGATGACGATCCCACCCGTAACTTGCAGATCTGGCAGAGCTTGCCGGGGATGTTTTGGTGTGAAGGGGCCGAGAGGGTTCGACCCGGTGCCGTTGTGTTGGCCGTGAACTCGGCGCGAAGCAATGCGTATGGCCCCTATCCGTTGGCGCTCTACCAGAACTTTGGCGCGGGCAAGTGCTACATGGATTTGGCCGATAGCACCTGGCGTTGGCGCTGGCGTGTGGGCGACCGCTACTTCTATCGCTATTGGGGACAGGTGATTCGGTTCCTTACTCCGCGAGATCTGCCGGGGAACCAACGCTTCGTTCAGGTTGCCACCGATAGGCCCGGCAGCAGTTATCGGCTTGGACAACAGGTAAGCATTACCGTGCGACTGCTCGACCCCTACTATCACCCGGTGAAGGTCTCTTCACTTGCGGCCACTATCGTCGGCAATAATGGGGTGCGGCAAACCATCGCGCTTCAGCCCTCCCCGAATGCCCCCGGTCTTTATACGGCACGCTACTTGCCAAATCTTACCGGCAAATATACCATCTCGGTGACTTCGCCGCAAAACCCGAACGCGAAGGGAACGGCCACCTTTGTGGTGGAAAGCCTAGCGTTGGAGCTGCAAAAGCCTGAGCTGGATGAGAGGATGTTAAAACGTATTGCGGCTGCCGGTGGAGGCCACTACTATCGTCCTAACCAACTAGATGACTGGCTGCGCTCCCTTAAAAACCGTCCTTTGGTGGTCACCAGCACACGGGAGACGGAGCTTTGGGACTCGCCGTTTTTCCTTGCCCTGTTCATTGTGCCTTTGGCGATCGAATGGCTTGTGCGCAAGCGCAGCGGTCTGTTGTAAACAAAAACCACTGGCTATCAACGGGGTTTTCTCTTGTTTGCAGGTGCCAACTTGAGGTAATCTTGACACAGCGCTTTTGCCGGGCAAACCGAAAGCGCTAAATAACATCTATGCGTATCGCTCTTTTTTCCGAATGCTATACTCCCGTTTTGAACGGGGTAGTCATCGCCATTCAAACCCTCCGAGAGACCCTGCGCTCTATGGGGCATGAGGTCTTTATTTTTGCGGCCGGAGATCCCCAGCCAGACGATGAGCAGGTCTATCGTCTCCCAGCCTTACCGTTTCCGAAACATCCTTATCGTTTTGCTCGTCCGTTTCCCACGCTACCGCTTGACTTTAGCCAGTTGCAGATTGATATCGTGCATTGTCAACACCCTTTTCCTGTGGGGCGTCTCGGTGCCCGTTTAGCCCGCAAAAACGGCATTCCCTTGGTCTACACGGTGCATTCGCTTTACGATACCATGCTTTTGCTGGCGAAACCCGCCCTTGTGAGGCGACTCGGGCCGCCGACCATGCGTAACGTCATGCGACGGTTTTGTAATCAGGCTGATGTCGTTATCGCCCCGTCGCACTATGTCGCCCAAGCGCTTGCCCGCTGCGGGATCGCGGTGCCCATTCAGGTGGTGCCTAGCGGAGTGATACCCCCGCATGTTACACCGGGAGATCGCGAATCCGTGCGATGCCAAATAGGGATTTCGGAAGAGGTGCCAGTGCTTCTTTACGTGGGACGGCTGGCACCAGAGAAGCGAGTCGATCTTCTGTTGGAGGCGGTGGCGCTGCTGGAGCAGAGGTCTTTGAAGGGACCGCAAGGCGCTTTTCGTTTGTTGCTGGTTGGCGACGGCCCCTGTCGTGCTCAGCTCGAATGGCAGGTGCAACGATTAGGAATTCAAGGCCGCGTCGTTTTTGTTGGGGCTCAGCCACATGCAAAGATAGGCGCATGGTATGCGGCTTCCGACATTTTCCTGATGCCTTCGCCCATGGAGACCCAGGGATTGGTGGTTATCGAGGCCATGAACTGCGGTCTGCCCTGCATCGCCGTGAGCGAGGGAGGGGCAGGGGAGGCGGTGATACCGGAGCAGACGGGGATTTTATGCCCTTTTAGTGCGTCGGCGTTTGCAACCGCTATTGAAATGCTCCTAACCAACCCATACCGTCGAAAGCAGATGGGGCAGAACGCCTATCGGCATGCGGAAATCTATGCTCCTGCACGCACAGCTCAGAACATTTTGGCCGCCTACACGCAGGCACAAGCGAAACATAAAAGAGAGCCTATTTAGCTTTTTTATGCGGATGATATCTCTGCACGAAGAGGCTCCAGCGGGGGCGCCAATTCAATGCCTGTTGGGTAACGGAGCGCAGACCGGCTTCCCATAGTTTGGGTTGAATGGCGCTCCACGGTGCTCCCTCTTTTTGGCGAACAAGCCAGTAGGCAATTTGGAACTGAACAAAATAGTTGGGGACGCGGCGGTCGGCCAACAGACCGTGCAAATGCAGCACCTGCTGCTTCGACTGCCAGTAGGATGGAGCCTTTTGTCTTTGAGTTGCGAAGAGCCAGTCCACTTTTGGAAGCGGCCTAAAGAACCCGACTCGGGCGGCCAGATCGGCCATCTCCTCTTGGATATCGGCTAATGTGCGTCGGCCTGGGGCGGCTAAAAATTCCTGCCATAGCACCTCATTTGCCTTCTGTTTTACGTGGGCTGCGCGTAGCAGATCGGCACAGCGGCTCTGATAAAACGCCTCCCATTCACTCTCTATCCAGGCTTTTGCGCGGTCCGCAAGGGGCGCCAGCCCCCTTTGTTCCAGCTCTTTATCAACCACGCCCCCGCGATGTGGGGCTGCGTAGCGCTGTTTTGAACCGGAACCAAACCCATGGGCATAGTGTGCCAATTCATGGGCGATAACCGCCTCCACCACATAAAGAGGAACCGCTGGGTCTGCCAAGAGGCCATTGAGACGAAGGATAGAGGTATGATTTCGTGCCCCAATCGAGCCAAAACGCCGATGCGCTCTGCGCCCGAAGTGGGCAACAATGGGGTAGGTTTGAACGACATCGGCAAAATAGGTGGTGCGTATTTGGTTGACTAAGGCGTTGAGCCAGGTATCGTCTCGTGAAGTAACATCGAGCCTATCGGAGATGACCACAGCCTCAGAGATGAGGACTTCTTCAAGAGGTTCTAAGGGGATGACATCTTTAGATGCTGCCTTTTTCTGGTTAGTTCTACGGCTCTCATCTTCCATTCACTACTACCAACCTCCTCCTTGTGAAGACACGCATGTACGACATGTCTAGTATAACCCTGTATCGTAAAATTATCGTGAAATTTTAGCGACAACAGAGCGAGGGACATAGAGCGTGAAGACAAAAAAGGGGTAACGAGGCCAAGCTTTCGGCCTAAAATCCCCGCTCCGGTCAGAAGGCACTATCACCAATATCTGCTTTAACCTTTTGGAACGTAGCTTGTAAAGACAAAGTCGCGGTTTTTTACAATAGCGTGGCAGTTAAAGCACTCTTGGGCGAAGCTGGCATTTTGGCCGTAAGGCGTGTATGTTTTCGTTGCGGGGTGGTAAACGAAGCGAGCGAAGCCCCAGCCACCAGTGCTCTTGAACTTTGGGTCGCGCACCATAAACTCCACACGCTGCAACACGTTCGGCTCGATGGCGCTAGGAAAAGAGCGGATCGGCTTCAGAGAGTATCCTATCTTCACAAGGATCGCGCCCGTAGGAAAGTTGTGACCGTTTTGTGGGATCCCCTGCCGGTAAGCCTGAACGGCCAGGGGGTTGCCAAGAATATAGCGCATCTCCTTCATGTCAGGGCGATAGTGCATGGCCACTACTTCCCAGTGCTCGTAACCCTTAATGAGCCCGAAATGGATGCCGTTGGGGGCGCGCAAGCTCCATTTGGCATTTTCTTTGGCGGTTGTTTGTCCCCAGCCTGTTAAGGTAACCGCTAGGACGCCGGCGGCAACGCCACAGAGTGGAAGAATGCTCCTCTTACCTTTAAGCCACATATCTATGCTCCTTGCATCAGATATGTGGGGCGTGTAGAAAGACACGTCCCACATAGTTTGTAGAACTACTGTTATTGTTATTGTGACAGCTTCTCGACAGTGTTTTGGTTGTCATTAGTGAAATAGACTACTAGATTACCGTTGCTATCCGTGGTAGCAACCACCCCAAAAAGGGCGGAACCTGCTCCCGTAATTGGATTTACGGGGGTTAAATCAACGGGTTTAACCGCGACAACCTGACCAGATGGAGTAAGCTCTACCAAGTTATTGTCTTTTTGGTTGGCGACGATGAGGTCTCCATTTAGGGGGTTCAATGTCATCCCCGCTGGCTGGTTTAAGGGGCTGCCTTGGTAAACCACCCGACCAGTAGTCATACCTGTAGTAGTGCTGTTAGGAATGGCGATAATGGAATTTGTGGCACCATCGGCCACATAGAGGGTATCGTCGGCCGTATGCACCATTCCCTGGGGTCCAACGATATTAGAGGCGTTATTACCGCTATGCCCCAGGTCTGGGGTGATCTGATCAAAGCTAAATGACGGTTTCCCATTGACGATGCTAATGTTGATGCGCACAACCGTGCCTGCATTGACGTTCACCGTAAAGAAAGCTAGTTTGCCACCATAGCCTCCATTGAAAGCTTGTCCCCAGCCGGCTACCACTCGCGGATCGGTGAAAGTTTGGTTAACGATGCCTTTGGGGGTTACGATCTGTACATTTCCATCATTGCCTGTACCGCTAAGGCCATAGTTCGCTATCCACATATTACCGTTTGGCGCAAAGGCAATAGCCACCGGGCCGGCCGTGCTCACGGTGCCGCCAGAAGCTGTGGGTGCGTTCATCTCATTATAAACGGTTACCGGTTTCCCATTACGAATCGCTTCCACGGTGGTGCCAGCTCCATTGACTCCAGAGGCATTGCTGAAGTTAGAAACAATAAGGTCTCCGGGCTGCACATGGGCTGGATTCCCATCTCCCGTAAAACTGGTAGGCGCAAAAGCAATAGCATAGGGATTCTGATCGCCATTCGTTGGGTCTACCGTACTGGAGACAGTGGTGATATGCTGGAGGCTGGCTATCGTGTTTCGTGTGGGGGGATTCGATACAGGACTGCTTGAACTGCCACCGCAACCTACAAGAGCAAACGTAGGAAGAACGAAGAGAAGATAGCGAAGTGCAAACTTCATGAAATTCCCTCCTTAAGTCATATTGTTTTTACGGTACCCAAACCCGCCACAGAAAGAAGAGATGAGTACCGTTCAACTATTTTACGAGGATGGATTCTTCTCTTTGCACAGATTTGCTCGAACTGCCGTTTTTATTGACTGAATGGACGAAGACGGCAGGCGATGATTTTTTAGGTGGGAGGCCAGCAAAACGGCTCCAGAGCGTGAGGCCTCGATGATGGTGTGATTTTGGTCGCACAGATGAACCTGATAGAGCCTATCCCCATAGTGTATGATCTTCTCAATGGCTTCTAAATTAATGATCGCACTGCGTGAGATGCGCAAAAAAGGCATACCTTTCAACCAGTGCTCCAAGTTCAAAAGGGAGTAATAGGTTGGATACTGCTCTTGTTGCGTATAGATAAAGGTCTTTCTATCGCGGTGTACTGCCGCAAAAATATCCATTTTTGAGAGAAGTTTAATCGTATCGGTAGCGATGTTTTTTACGACAAGTCTCTCCTCATCAGGACGAAGGTTGGCTATGGTAAAGGTCTCCGGTAGATGGTAATTGCGCAAGCGCTCTTCGAGACGGAGCACAGTTTGGCGTACTCTGTCGGAATGAAGGGGCTTCAGCAGATAATCCACTGCCGCTAATTCGAAGGCGGCAACGGCCTTATCGGAGTATCCTGTTACAAAGACAATGGCAAGTTGAGGCGAGAATCTCCTAAGTTGCTGTGCTAGTGCAAATCCATCTGATCCGGCTAAGCGGAGGTCAATAAAGACCACATCGGGGTGTAGTTGAGCAAAGAGGGCGAGGCCTTCATCTGCACTTATTGCAGAAGCCACAACCTCTATCTTTTCTGTTTCATGAAGCAGCCGTCGGAGATACTCCTGAGCGAGCGGTTCGTCTTCTATAAGTAAGGCACGTATCATGGTGACAGCTCCGATTCGTCGGTAGCAATGGGAATGCAAATCTTTACATAAGTACCATTGTTGGGCGTACTCCTAACATCTATTTGCCCCTTTTTACCGTACAATACCTCCAAACGACGTTGTAGAGTGCTAAGTGCGTGAGGCGGATGAATATCTGATGAGAAGAGCTGTTTAAGACGAATGGGTGGTATCCCGATCCCTGTATCCTCCACCTGAATAGTAAGTTTCTGATGCTCTCGGAATACCTTTATGGAAACAAGGCCTCCCGCATCTTTTTTGTTTTGGAGGCCATGTTGTACGGCATTTTCTACGATCGGCTGAAGGAGAAAAGGAGGCACAAGAACGGTTTTCGGATCAACTGTTACTTCCCAGGAGATCTTAAGGCGTTCTCCAAAACGCAGTTTTTCGATATCGAGATAGGCCTCTACCACCTGTATCTCGTCATATAAGGAGACCAAATCCTTTTCCCAAAAGGCGCATGAACGCAAGAAAAAAGCCAACCTCTCGATCGCCTGAGGTACCTTTTCAGGGGCAATTTTGGAAAGAGCTGATATGGTATTAAGAGCGTTATAGAGGAAGTGTGGATTCATGCGCGCAAGCAGCGCCCTGACTTCCAAGTTAGCTGCCGATTGGGCCTGCAGCTTCTGATACTGTATGGTGGCGATCACAAAAAGAAGTAGAGCCACTCCAAAGCCGTTGATGAGGGCAGTACAAGTTTCGACTACTATGGAAAGCGGCGGTGCAGGCATGGAAGACACAAGCTGATGTAGCCCCCATGCGATAGGGTAACGTGCCCAGGAGGCTAGGGTGCCAATGACGAAACCGGTTAAAGGACGTTTTGCCCAAAGGGGTTGATATCGTTGAATTGCGCCCCCAAGCAGACCTCCAAGCAGCATATTGATCCCAAGACCGGCCAGGGAACCTGCCTGAAAGAGCTTCGCTAAGAGAACCGCGCAACATCCAATACCAAAGCCAAAACCAGGCCCTTCAAGCAGACCTGCTACACAGCTCGTTACAACACGTGTGTTCATGGGGGTGTGTTGAAGTGCTACGAGCTCTTCAATAAAAACCATTGCGATATATACAAAAAATCTTTT of Chthonomonas calidirosea T49 contains these proteins:
- a CDS encoding VWA domain-containing protein, with the translated sequence MILSLSWLSSSLWQRFLGISPQTASHIRYAHLVFATPWVLPVALTILIVAALWFAWCYYRDGTRPSWLVKTPLLVLRLLAFLSLMIMLAQPTLRLREEQHLRPSVAILVDTSQSMGLTDPRMPPQYVANEAQATGLSPEDIRRLSRIARVQRLLEHDRLLKSLAQRYNVQLYSFASQAHAMELPHDKNGVPTAFPLALDRAGGDSTQIGTALHQVAQDLAGRPVAGLLVISDGENNQGEDPLTAAMDVRALHTTVSTLGVGDPTKTKDVAVLSVLTDDNVRVHNVVNLYADLEQRGYAGKTVTVSLLRNGQPFQQQTVRLAPDDQKQEIVFTYVPDQPGRFVYTVRVPPLPGEITASNNARSAVQNVIQKPLKVLMVEERPRWEFRYLKNAILRDTSIQFACLLLSGDDVNSGGEGNIKVYGFPSSEQTLFDYDILILGDVPRSYFSDAQLQLIRRFVEDRGGSLLLIAGENHMPQEYVGTVLDPLMPAVFSSSPNPITTDDPFQWQLTPQGQESPIMRLDDDPTRNLQIWQSLPGMFWCEGAERVRPGAVVLAVNSARSNAYGPYPLALYQNFGAGKCYMDLADSTWRWRWRVGDRYFYRYWGQVIRFLTPRDLPGNQRFVQVATDRPGSSYRLGQQVSITVRLLDPYYHPVKVSSLAATIVGNNGVRQTIALQPSPNAPGLYTARYLPNLTGKYTISVTSPQNPNAKGTATFVVESLALELQKPELDERMLKRIAAAGGGHYYRPNQLDDWLRSLKNRPLVVTSTRETELWDSPFFLALFIVPLAIEWLVRKRSGLL
- a CDS encoding glycosyltransferase → MRIALFSECYTPVLNGVVIAIQTLRETLRSMGHEVFIFAAGDPQPDDEQVYRLPALPFPKHPYRFARPFPTLPLDFSQLQIDIVHCQHPFPVGRLGARLARKNGIPLVYTVHSLYDTMLLLAKPALVRRLGPPTMRNVMRRFCNQADVVIAPSHYVAQALARCGIAVPIQVVPSGVIPPHVTPGDRESVRCQIGISEEVPVLLYVGRLAPEKRVDLLLEAVALLEQRSLKGPQGAFRLLLVGDGPCRAQLEWQVQRLGIQGRVVFVGAQPHAKIGAWYAASDIFLMPSPMETQGLVVIEAMNCGLPCIAVSEGGAGEAVIPEQTGILCPFSASAFATAIEMLLTNPYRRKQMGQNAYRHAEIYAPARTAQNILAAYTQAQAKHKREPI
- a CDS encoding M48 family metallopeptidase; this translates as MEDESRRTNQKKAASKDVIPLEPLEEVLISEAVVISDRLDVTSRDDTWLNALVNQIRTTYFADVVQTYPIVAHFGRRAHRRFGSIGARNHTSILRLNGLLADPAVPLYVVEAVIAHELAHYAHGFGSGSKQRYAAPHRGGVVDKELEQRGLAPLADRAKAWIESEWEAFYQSRCADLLRAAHVKQKANEVLWQEFLAAPGRRTLADIQEEMADLAARVGFFRPLPKVDWLFATQRQKAPSYWQSKQQVLHLHGLLADRRVPNYFVQFQIAYWLVRQKEGAPWSAIQPKLWEAGLRSVTQQALNWRPRWSLFVQRYHPHKKAK
- a CDS encoding cytochrome P460 family protein; the encoded protein is MWLKGKRSILPLCGVAAGVLAVTLTGWGQTTAKENAKWSLRAPNGIHFGLIKGYEHWEVVAMHYRPDMKEMRYILGNPLAVQAYRQGIPQNGHNFPTGAILVKIGYSLKPIRSFPSAIEPNVLQRVEFMVRDPKFKSTGGWGFARFVYHPATKTYTPYGQNASFAQECFNCHAIVKNRDFVFTSYVPKG
- a CDS encoding SMP-30/gluconolactonase/LRE family protein, with protein sequence MKFALRYLLFVLPTFALVGCGGSSSSPVSNPPTRNTIASLQHITTVSSTVDPTNGDQNPYAIAFAPTSFTGDGNPAHVQPGDLIVSNFSNASGVNGAGTTVEAIRNGKPVTVYNEMNAPTASGGTVSTAGPVAIAFAPNGNMWIANYGLSGTGNDGNVQIVTPKGIVNQTFTDPRVVAGWGQAFNGGYGGKLAFFTVNVNAGTVVRINISIVNGKPSFSFDQITPDLGHSGNNASNIVGPQGMVHTADDTLYVADGATNSIIAIPNSTTTGMTTGRVVYQGSPLNQPAGMTLNPLNGDLIVANQKDNNLVELTPSGQVVAVKPVDLTPVNPITGAGSALFGVVATTDSNGNLVVYFTNDNQNTVEKLSQ
- a CDS encoding LytR/AlgR family response regulator transcription factor; the encoded protein is MIRALLIEDEPLAQEYLRRLLHETEKIEVVASAISADEGLALFAQLHPDVVFIDLRLAGSDGFALAQQLRRFSPQLAIVFVTGYSDKAVAAFELAAVDYLLKPLHSDRVRQTVLRLEERLRNYHLPETFTIANLRPDEERLVVKNIATDTIKLLSKMDIFAAVHRDRKTFIYTQQEQYPTYYSLLNLEHWLKGMPFLRISRSAIINLEAIEKIIHYGDRLYQVHLCDQNHTIIEASRSGAVLLASHLKNHRLPSSSIQSIKTAVRANLCKEKNPSS
- a CDS encoding sensor histidine kinase, with product MPPSLASFLKPIHFTILFYAIAQASIITTFSVLLLFIGYQPLYGSQNAGKESWPERWKRFFVYIAMVFIEELVALQHTPMNTRVVTSCVAGLLEGPGFGFGIGCCAVLLAKLFQAGSLAGLGINMLLGGLLGGAIQRYQPLWAKRPLTGFVIGTLASWARYPIAWGLHQLVSSMPAPPLSIVVETCTALINGFGVALLLFVIATIQYQKLQAQSAANLEVRALLARMNPHFLYNALNTISALSKIAPEKVPQAIERLAFFLRSCAFWEKDLVSLYDEIQVVEAYLDIEKLRFGERLKISWEVTVDPKTVLVPPFLLQPIVENAVQHGLQNKKDAGGLVSIKVFREHQKLTIQVEDTGIGIPPIRLKQLFSSDIHPPHALSTLQRRLEVLYGKKGQIDVRSTPNNGTYVKICIPIATDESELSP